AGCCACGCCGCCAGGTACTCGTGGCCGCGCTCAGTGCCCAGCGTCACCCACACGAAGCCGCAGAAGCCCAGGCCCAGGCCCACCCACGCCAGGCTCCAGAGCACCGCCGCGCGGCGCGACTGCCCCCGCCCTCCCCGGTGCGCCAGCAGGTCCACCACCAGCAGTGCCAGGAGCAGCGCCCAGAAGACGACCCAGGCCCAGGAAGGGGTGCTTTGCATGACCCCACCAACCTAGGCATCCCCCCGGCTTCCGCCCGAGCGAAGGGTTCGCGCGGAGTCAAATCCTACCCATATCCATCGTCATGACACCCCCTTGTCAGGGGGACATGATGGGGGAGGGGCGAGCGTTGTCCTCTTCCCCGCTCAGGATGTGATACTTCCCAGGAAGCCCAGGAACATCATGATTCTCAACACTCCAAAGGCGGTGCGATGAACACGGTCATCTTCGCTTGTACGCACAACGCGGGTCGCTCGCAGATCGCGGCGACCTTCTTCAACCTGCTGGCGGACCCGGCGAAGGCGCGCGCGATTTCAGCGGGAACGCAGCCGGCCGAGCGTCTGCATCCCGAGGTGCTCGCCACCATGAAGGAGATGGGCGTGGATCTGGGCGATGCGAAGCCGCAGCGCCTGACGCCGGAACTGGCCAGGAGCGCGCAGATCCTGGTGACGCTGGGCGGGCTGCCGGACGTGCCGGTGGTGGCGGACCAGAAGCGCGAGGACTGGCCCATGGAGGACACGGTGGGCAAGTCCGCGGCGGACGTAGAGAAGATCCGCGACGCGACGGCCGCCATGGTGTCGGACTTCGTGACCCGCCACGGCTGGGAGCGCCCGCAGTAGTCGGGTGCGGCGCAGCAGGGCCCTTCTGACGCGTGACCGTGGGTGTCCGGGCCGAATGGCGGACGGACGGGCTCGCGAGGAGGGGAGGCGAAGGCCGCGACGTCCAGCGTCGCGGCGGGGGGGCTTCCCGGGCCATGGCGCCAGCGGGGGCCGGGTGGCTTGAAAAGGGGGAGGGGGTTGCCGCACGCTGTGTCACTTCGCGGACACGCGGTTCGCGCACCTCACCTCCAGGCTCGCAGGCTCCACCATGCTCTCCGTCCTTCTCGCCGGGCTGCTCACGCAGACGGCGCCGTCGGTCTCCGCCCGCCAGCAGGGCGTGCCCATTGGCCGGGGCGACACGGTTCCCAAGGTGGTGTTGAGCGCGCCGTCCGGCGGGTGGACGGTGGACCGGATGCTGCGAATCGAGGGCACGGTGAGCGATGCCTCGGTGGATCCGGTGGTCGTGTCCATCAACGGCGACCGCTACCTGATGCGCACGCAAGGGGGACGCTTCAGCCGCAAGTTCCCCGCGGCCAGCGGGAAGAACGTCGTGACGGTGATGGCCACCAACAAGGGTGGCACGGCGCGCGCGCAGGCGACGAGCTACGCGCAGGTGCCCCCGGTGCCGCTCAAGGCCATCCTCACGAGCGACACGGACGGCGTCTACACGGACCTGCACATCTACGAGCCCACGGATGCGAGCAGCGCGGGCGACACGCTGGAGGTGTCGTCCATGGCGCACGTGTACTGGGCGAACACGGAGAGCCCGTCCGGCGGCACGTTCTTCCTCAACGAGCAGGGCGGCGACTTCGACCAGCCGGCGTACGGCCCGTACCTCTACATCCACCGCGCGCCGCCGAAGGGCGTGTACCTGGTGGCGACGAACTACTGGCCCAGCGGTGACAAGGCGCACACGGTGGCCACGCTCAACCTGGCGCTCTTCGAGGGCACGCCGGGCGAGGTCCGCCGCCGCGTGCGCATCCCGCTGGCGACGCCGGGCACGACGCGCGTGCTCGCGTGGGTGAACATCCTGGGAGACGGGCAGGCGGAGGTGTACGTGCCGTCCGCGGATCCGAAGCCCAAGGGGAGCGGCTGGCCCACGAACCTGGAGGAGGCGGTCAAGGAGCTCCAGAAGAGTGGTGACGGTGGCGGTGAGGGAGACGAGGGCTACTGACGCGACCGGCGCTCCCGGCTCGGCCCCGCCATGCGCGTCCTGATGCTCACGGTGTTGTTGAACGCTGCCCCGCTTCCGTCCGGGACGGCCCCTGTGCGTGAGGGCGCGGTCATCGCGGCGGAGCCCGTGGCCGCGGAGACGCGCGCGCGGCTGCTTCGCCGGGAGGTCGCGCAGGTGGCGCTCGCGCAGGTGAAGGCTCCGGACGCCGCGTGGCAGCCGGCGCAGCGCGACTGCGCGGGCCTCATCCGCTACGCGTACCGCACGGCGTACCGGCGCGTGGCTTCCGAGCGCCTCGCCTCTCCGCTGTGGAAGGACGCGCGCGGCGGACCTTCCGACTTCGCGGACGCGGAGACGCTGATCAGCCGCAGCTTCGTTCCGCTGGGCCGGGGCGTGGATGCGCGCGAGCAGCTCCGCACCGGGGACGTGGTGGCCTTCCGCCAGGAGCACGACGCGGGCCCCGTCTTCCACCTGATGCTCGTGGTGCGCCCGGAGGATAGGGCCCACGCTCCCGCGCGCGTCGTCTACCACCCCGGTGAGGCTGGAGCGCGCGTGCGCACCGGCGTCCTGGACTCTCTTGCCACCGAGGCGCCGCTGGAGTGGCGCCCCGTGCCGGCCAACGCTTCCTTCCTCGGCTTCTTCCGCTTCAAGGAGTGGATGTCATGACGTCTCCCGTGAGCCCGCCGCCCCCCGCTGGAGGCGGAGGCAAGGGCCGCTCGTCCGCCGTGCGCATCGCGCTCATCGGCGCCATCGTCGTGGGCGTGGGCGTGGGGGCCTTCGTCATCGGCCGCAAGAGCAGCGGCGGTGGCGGCTCCGGCCCTGCCTTCTCCTCGGGTGCGCCCAAGGGCCCGCCGACCGCGGGCGCCACCGTGGAGGGCATGCCGGAGGTGTCCTCCGAGCCCACGAAGATGGAGGTGCCCGGCGCCGCGGCGCTCCCCGCCATCTGGGTGGACGTGCACTCGCCCGCGAAGGTGCGCGACGCGCTGGCGCGCAACGCGTGGCTGAAGGCGCAGTGGGAGAAGCCGCTGGGCCAGGGCTTCGCGAGCGGCTGGGCCGCGTTCCTGGGCTCCACCGGCACCGACCTCAAGGCGTCCTTCAAGGGCGCGGTGCTGGACGTCGTCGTCGGACAGCTGCTCGACACGCCGTTCCGCACGGTGTGGTTCAGCGGCGACGCGCGCGTGGGCACGCC
This DNA window, taken from Corallococcus coralloides DSM 2259, encodes the following:
- a CDS encoding low molecular weight phosphatase family protein; its protein translation is MNTVIFACTHNAGRSQIAATFFNLLADPAKARAISAGTQPAERLHPEVLATMKEMGVDLGDAKPQRLTPELARSAQILVTLGGLPDVPVVADQKREDWPMEDTVGKSAADVEKIRDATAAMVSDFVTRHGWERPQ
- a CDS encoding DUF2135 domain-containing protein, translated to MLSVLLAGLLTQTAPSVSARQQGVPIGRGDTVPKVVLSAPSGGWTVDRMLRIEGTVSDASVDPVVVSINGDRYLMRTQGGRFSRKFPAASGKNVVTVMATNKGGTARAQATSYAQVPPVPLKAILTSDTDGVYTDLHIYEPTDASSAGDTLEVSSMAHVYWANTESPSGGTFFLNEQGGDFDQPAYGPYLYIHRAPPKGVYLVATNYWPSGDKAHTVATLNLALFEGTPGEVRRRVRIPLATPGTTRVLAWVNILGDGQAEVYVPSADPKPKGSGWPTNLEEAVKELQKSGDGGGEGDEGY
- a CDS encoding DUF1175 family protein, with amino-acid sequence MRVLMLTVLLNAAPLPSGTAPVREGAVIAAEPVAAETRARLLRREVAQVALAQVKAPDAAWQPAQRDCAGLIRYAYRTAYRRVASERLASPLWKDARGGPSDFADAETLISRSFVPLGRGVDAREQLRTGDVVAFRQEHDAGPVFHLMLVVRPEDRAHAPARVVYHPGEAGARVRTGVLDSLATEAPLEWRPVPANASFLGFFRFKEWMS